In Kushneria marisflavi, the following are encoded in one genomic region:
- a CDS encoding DUF4396 domain-containing protein, with amino-acid sequence MLTVWSWIFLLLGIATCALIAADVRRRPQHMAVMNVTWPITGLYMPVLGWWVYRKMGRAAPAHHDTRHQHGDHEHQGGHHHHSDKPKWQGVFVSATHCGGGCTLGDIVAAPLATALGFTLFGSHMAGHFLLAFIAAYAFGILFQYLPIREMGEGSPRSALINAIKADTLSLIAFQIGMVLWMLIATPLFLEGHMDATTPGFWFMMQIAMLVGFLTAYPANWLLVNKGIKHAM; translated from the coding sequence ATGCTGACCGTCTGGTCCTGGATATTTTTACTGCTGGGGATCGCCACCTGTGCCCTGATTGCCGCGGACGTGCGCCGCCGCCCTCAGCATATGGCGGTCATGAATGTGACCTGGCCGATCACGGGGCTGTACATGCCCGTACTGGGCTGGTGGGTGTATCGAAAGATGGGCCGGGCGGCTCCTGCTCATCATGACACGCGGCATCAGCATGGTGACCACGAACACCAGGGCGGCCATCACCATCACAGTGACAAGCCCAAATGGCAGGGCGTGTTCGTCTCGGCCACCCACTGCGGCGGTGGCTGTACGCTGGGCGATATTGTAGCGGCCCCGCTGGCCACGGCGCTTGGCTTTACCCTTTTTGGCTCACACATGGCGGGGCATTTTCTGCTCGCCTTTATCGCTGCCTACGCCTTTGGCATTTTGTTTCAGTACCTGCCTATCCGTGAAATGGGCGAGGGCTCACCGCGCAGTGCGCTGATAAATGCCATCAAGGCTGACACGTTATCTCTGATCGCCTTTCAGATCGGCATGGTTCTCTGGATGCTGATCGCGACACCGCTGTTTCTGGAGGGCCACATGGATGCCACCACCCCCGGCTTCTGGTTCATGATGCAGATTGCCATGCTGGTGGGATTTTTAACCGCTTATCCGGCCAACTGGCTACTGGTCAACAAGGGCATCAAGCACGCCATGTAG
- a CDS encoding cation diffusion facilitator family transporter: protein MTQDQAPHDHHGHHHHGHGHHHHGHHHHGTDNERRLLWAMVLTGGFMAAEVAGGFLTGSLALLADAGHMLTDSASLALAWMAARLTHRPANARKTYGYHRVQVLAAFVNGLALLLIVAWILFEAVHRLWAPTEVASTGMLAVAILGLVVNIGVFWLLHSGDRGNINIRGALLHVLGDLLGSVAAIAAAVIIMVTGWMPIDPLLSLLAAVLIARSAWKITTQSAHILLEGAPPHIDNEQLIRDIPGALSGIDSVHHVHIWSLTPERVMVTLHAVIHDDTDQDQAILDIRSYLKERFDADHITVQIERQSRCLEEAGLDHDAGHPHPA from the coding sequence ATGACGCAGGATCAAGCGCCTCATGACCACCACGGTCATCACCATCACGGCCATGGTCATCACCATCACGGCCATCATCATCATGGCACGGACAATGAACGGCGCCTGCTCTGGGCCATGGTGCTGACCGGTGGCTTCATGGCAGCAGAAGTGGCCGGCGGGTTTCTGACCGGGTCGCTGGCGCTGCTGGCAGATGCCGGCCATATGCTGACCGACAGTGCCTCGCTGGCACTGGCCTGGATGGCGGCCCGACTGACACACCGCCCGGCCAACGCCCGCAAGACCTATGGCTATCATCGTGTGCAGGTGCTGGCCGCCTTCGTCAACGGTCTGGCGCTGCTTTTGATTGTGGCCTGGATTCTGTTTGAAGCCGTGCACCGGCTGTGGGCACCGACCGAGGTCGCCAGTACCGGTATGCTGGCCGTGGCCATTCTCGGACTGGTGGTGAATATCGGCGTGTTCTGGCTGCTGCACAGCGGTGATCGAGGCAATATCAATATTCGCGGTGCACTGCTGCATGTGCTGGGTGACCTGCTGGGATCGGTGGCCGCCATTGCCGCGGCGGTGATCATCATGGTGACCGGCTGGATGCCGATCGATCCGCTGCTGTCGCTACTGGCAGCGGTGCTGATCGCCCGCAGTGCCTGGAAGATTACCACCCAGTCAGCGCATATCCTGCTCGAGGGCGCGCCACCCCACATCGACAATGAACAGCTGATTCGTGATATCCCCGGCGCGCTGTCCGGTATCGACAGCGTTCATCACGTGCACATCTGGTCGCTGACCCCGGAGCGGGTAATGGTCACCCTGCATGCCGTGATCCATGACGATACGGACCAGGATCAGGCCATCCTGGACATCAGGTCATATCTCAAGGAGCGCTTTGACGCCGATCACATCACGGTTCAAATTGAACGGCAGTCACGCTGTCTCGAGGAGGCAGGCCTCGATCACGATGCCGGTCACCCTCATCCTGCGTGA
- a CDS encoding Gfo/Idh/MocA family protein, producing MKTEHGEVLHVAVAGAGRMGARHVRAFNALAGVEVSVIHEPRPAEECDLSEDMRRRCTQSYSTFLERACRADMAVVASPTATHFGVARDLIGRGLSCLVEKPMTLRPGECLQLERLARMQGAGLFCAHIERFNSALQATAGLLRTHPWEAVNITRYNPGSARLSNESLVTDLMIHDLDIVQHIMGLTFDALLDVESDADGQDSPAGAGVDHVTVRLQSDAGYPVTLSTGRRPTHRRRLIHARSPQGSLQVDLLNGEHHACFMTPDHIPVPLVDPTEDALTRQARAMVDSVMDGQSHGLASAEESWQTLTLCQLIEQRLQLATCQPSSPVSGA from the coding sequence ATGAAGACTGAACACGGGGAGGTGCTGCATGTGGCCGTGGCCGGTGCCGGGCGCATGGGGGCCAGACATGTGCGTGCCTTCAATGCGCTGGCCGGAGTGGAAGTCAGTGTGATCCATGAACCTCGTCCGGCCGAGGAGTGCGACCTGTCAGAGGACATGCGGCGCCGCTGCACCCAGAGCTATTCCACCTTTCTCGAACGGGCCTGCCGGGCCGATATGGCCGTGGTGGCCAGCCCCACGGCGACGCACTTTGGTGTCGCGCGGGATCTTATTGGTCGTGGGCTGTCATGTCTGGTGGAAAAGCCCATGACCCTGCGTCCCGGTGAATGCCTTCAGTTGGAGCGGCTGGCTCGAATGCAGGGAGCGGGGCTTTTTTGCGCCCATATCGAACGGTTTAATTCGGCGTTGCAGGCGACGGCCGGACTTTTGCGTACTCATCCGTGGGAGGCGGTCAACATCACGCGATACAACCCCGGCAGCGCGCGGCTCTCCAATGAGTCCCTCGTGACGGATCTGATGATTCATGATCTGGATATCGTGCAGCACATCATGGGTCTGACCTTTGACGCCCTGCTGGATGTCGAAAGCGATGCCGATGGTCAGGACAGCCCGGCAGGGGCGGGCGTTGATCATGTGACCGTACGCCTGCAGAGTGATGCCGGCTACCCGGTCACCCTGAGCACCGGGCGACGGCCAACACACCGCCGGCGACTGATTCATGCTCGCAGCCCGCAGGGCAGTCTGCAGGTGGATCTGCTCAACGGCGAGCATCATGCCTGCTTCATGACGCCGGATCACATACCAGTGCCGCTCGTGGACCCAACAGAAGATGCCCTGACCCGTCAGGCCAGAGCCATGGTGGACAGCGTCATGGATGGGCAGTCACACGGACTGGCCAGCGCTGAAGAGTCCTGGCAGACCCTGACGCTTTGTCAGCTGATCGAGCAGCGTCTTCAGCTGGCCACCTGCCAGCCTTCCTCACCGGTATCGGGCGCGTAG
- a CDS encoding entericidin A/B family lipoprotein encodes MVAMLLSAAVLGGCNTMHGAGEDISDGGQAIQNAAD; translated from the coding sequence ATGGTTGCAATGCTGCTGTCTGCTGCAGTGCTGGGCGGGTGTAACACCATGCACGGCGCGGGCGAAGATATTTCTGACGGTGGCCAGGCGATTCAGAACGCCGCTGATTGA
- a CDS encoding DegT/DnrJ/EryC1/StrS family aminotransferase, whose protein sequence is MPSASFMNLDAQYRRIEHRLRAEMEEVMLSTTFIGGPKVEALEHQLADRAGAAHCVSCASGSDALVLALRVLNIGTGDRVLCPAYTFAATVEAIVRVGAQPVLIDIDPDTFNIDPRALESWLDCHAQAPEAAGVRAVIAVDLFGRPADYAALAGLAERFELNLVTDAAQSLGGHYHGRPVGSLADITITSFYPSKPLGCYGDGGALFVDDPALAERLRSLRNHGISPDRTRHEEIGMCSRLDALQAGVLLARLTIFDDELDQRNRIAEAYREGLGRRLVTPHLPATCRSAWAQYTVRLPDMPGEDNAALERRRDTLVAAIRAQGIPVRCYYSPALHRHVAYQSITHDGLVHTDRVAAAAFSLPMHPYLEPHHVEQVCQAVKSACHED, encoded by the coding sequence ATGCCCAGTGCATCCTTCATGAATCTGGACGCGCAATATCGCCGTATCGAACACCGGCTCAGGGCCGAGATGGAAGAGGTGATGTTGTCTACCACCTTCATTGGAGGGCCGAAGGTGGAAGCGCTCGAGCACCAGCTGGCAGACCGTGCCGGCGCGGCTCACTGTGTCAGCTGTGCCAGCGGCAGTGATGCGCTGGTATTGGCCCTGCGGGTACTGAACATTGGCACGGGTGATCGCGTACTGTGTCCGGCCTACACCTTTGCCGCGACAGTTGAGGCCATCGTTCGGGTCGGGGCGCAGCCGGTATTGATCGATATTGATCCTGACACGTTCAACATCGATCCACGGGCGCTCGAGAGCTGGCTTGATTGTCACGCTCAAGCTCCGGAGGCCGCCGGCGTCCGGGCCGTTATTGCCGTGGATCTGTTCGGTCGACCGGCGGACTACGCTGCACTGGCCGGCCTTGCTGAACGCTTTGAATTGAATCTGGTGACTGATGCCGCCCAGAGCCTGGGCGGCCATTATCATGGGCGCCCGGTCGGCTCACTGGCCGATATCACGATCACCTCCTTTTATCCCTCCAAGCCGCTGGGCTGCTATGGCGATGGCGGCGCGCTGTTCGTTGATGATCCAGCACTTGCCGAGCGGCTTCGCTCATTGCGCAACCATGGCATCAGCCCCGATCGTACTCGTCACGAAGAGATTGGCATGTGCTCACGCCTGGATGCCCTGCAGGCCGGCGTACTGCTGGCCCGGCTGACCATCTTCGATGACGAGCTGGATCAGCGTAATCGCATTGCCGAGGCCTATCGGGAAGGGCTCGGCAGACGGTTGGTCACCCCTCATCTGCCCGCGACCTGTCGCTCGGCCTGGGCTCAATACACGGTGCGCCTGCCGGACATGCCCGGAGAAGACAATGCAGCGCTGGAGCGGCGCCGGGATACCCTGGTGGCGGCGATCAGAGCGCAGGGCATTCCAGTACGCTGCTACTACTCACCGGCGCTGCACCGCCATGTTGCCTATCAGTCAATAACGCATGACGGTCTGGTTCACACCGACCGGGTGGCTGCTGCTGCCTTCAGTCTGCCGATGCATCCCTACCTTGAGCCTCATCATGTCGAGCAGGTCTGTCAGGCCGTGAAAAGCGCCTGTCATGAAGACTGA
- a CDS encoding CsbD family protein, which yields MSDNAQSAKWDRIAGELKEKWGVVANDLSAYEKGEVQRIAGLLKEKKGLSDEESEREAERIMRNS from the coding sequence GTGTCTGACAATGCCCAGAGCGCCAAATGGGACAGGATTGCCGGGGAGCTCAAGGAAAAATGGGGCGTGGTGGCCAACGACCTGTCCGCCTATGAAAAGGGCGAGGTGCAGCGTATCGCCGGCCTGCTCAAGGAGAAAAAGGGGCTGAGCGATGAGGAGTCCGAGCGGGAAGCCGAGCGGATCATGCGCAACTCCTGA
- a CDS encoding oxidoreductase has product MSTAREPVWLITGCSTGFGRELARLVIKRGWKAVVTARDRARVMDLAEGAEDRVLALGLDVTKSEQLREVVKSAEQHFGHIDVLVNNAGYGYQSSVEEADDEQVRAQFDANVFGLFEMTRLVLPGMRARRRGHIINISSVAGFIGFAGSGYYAATKHAVEGFSTALAAEVEPLGLKVTSVAPGPFRTDWAGRSLQQTTTDIDDYRETVGARMSGTSEGSGNQPGDPVRAAQAMIDIFEHDQPPHHLVLGAWGVNQVSAHLRQTLDEIEQWRETSVNTDYPADER; this is encoded by the coding sequence ATGAGTACAGCCAGGGAACCTGTCTGGTTGATTACAGGCTGCTCGACCGGTTTTGGACGCGAGCTGGCCCGACTGGTCATCAAGCGTGGCTGGAAGGCAGTGGTCACTGCCCGGGACAGGGCACGTGTCATGGATCTGGCCGAGGGCGCCGAGGATCGCGTGCTGGCGCTGGGGCTGGATGTCACCAAAAGCGAGCAGCTGCGTGAGGTGGTCAAGAGTGCCGAGCAGCACTTCGGACATATTGATGTGCTGGTCAACAATGCAGGCTATGGCTACCAGTCCTCCGTTGAAGAAGCCGATGACGAGCAGGTACGTGCCCAGTTTGACGCCAATGTTTTTGGACTGTTCGAAATGACCCGTCTGGTGCTGCCCGGCATGCGCGCGCGTCGACGGGGGCATATCATCAATATCAGCTCCGTGGCAGGCTTCATCGGCTTTGCGGGTTCGGGCTATTACGCCGCCACCAAGCACGCCGTGGAAGGCTTTTCCACGGCACTGGCTGCCGAAGTCGAGCCACTGGGACTGAAGGTCACCAGCGTGGCTCCCGGCCCTTTTCGCACCGACTGGGCCGGGCGTTCGCTGCAGCAGACCACCACTGATATCGATGACTACCGCGAGACGGTGGGCGCGCGCATGTCAGGCACCTCCGAGGGCAGCGGCAACCAGCCCGGCGACCCGGTACGTGCCGCTCAGGCGATGATCGATATTTTTGAGCACGACCAGCCCCCGCATCACCTGGTACTCGGTGCCTGGGGCGTGAATCAGGTCAGCGCGCATCTGCGCCAGACGCTTGATGAGATCGAGCAGTGGCGGGAAACCAGCGTCAATACCGACTATCCCGCCGATGAGCGATGA
- a CDS encoding phosphate-starvation-inducible protein PsiE translates to MPTKTKAPLGTRLPHHADRLGNLLVSTFHFMALFAIGGVIAWAALDAFLDMIAEGQAGIDDVLLLFIYLELGAMVGIYFKTNHMPVRFLIYVAITALTRMMIGDIQHHHRPDMGIIYIAGSILLLALSILVIRYGSHRFPSGPSRNVAPARSGERDDGIEEQ, encoded by the coding sequence ATGCCAACAAAGACAAAAGCGCCCCTGGGCACGCGACTTCCACACCACGCCGACCGTCTGGGAAACCTGCTGGTGAGCACCTTCCACTTCATGGCGCTTTTTGCCATCGGCGGCGTGATTGCCTGGGCGGCCCTGGACGCCTTTCTCGACATGATTGCCGAGGGCCAGGCAGGCATCGACGATGTACTGCTGCTGTTTATCTATCTGGAACTGGGCGCAATGGTCGGTATCTACTTCAAGACCAACCACATGCCGGTGCGCTTTCTGATCTATGTGGCCATCACGGCGCTGACGCGCATGATGATCGGAGATATTCAGCACCATCATCGACCGGACATGGGCATCATCTATATCGCCGGCTCAATTCTGCTGCTGGCCCTGTCAATTCTGGTGATCCGCTACGGCTCTCACCGCTTCCCCTCGGGCCCTTCCCGCAACGTGGCGCCGGCCCGGTCGGGCGAGCGCGATGACGGAATTGAAGAGCAATAG